A single genomic interval of Rhododendron vialii isolate Sample 1 chromosome 3a, ASM3025357v1 harbors:
- the LOC131320985 gene encoding dual specificity phosphatase Cdc25 yields the protein MSRSISYVTGSQLLSLKHRPNIAVVDVRDDERSYDGHIPGSLHYASDTFSEKIPNLVQSVAGKDTLVFHCALSQVRGPKCARRLADYLAELKQDMGIKNILVLERGYNGWEASGRPVCRCTDIPCKGDSA from the exons atgtctCGGAGCATATCGTACGTCACAGGTTCccagcttctctctctaaagcaTCGCCCCAATATCGCCGTAGTAGATGTCAG GGACGACGAGAGGAGTTACGATGGGCACATACCCGGTTCGCTCCACTACGCGAGCGATACTTTCTCCGAGAAGATTCCCAACCTCGTTCAATCCGTCGCGGGCAAAGACACCCTTGTCTTTCACTGCGCCCTCAGCCAG GTTCGTGGCCCAAAGTGTGCACGAAGATTAGCAGATTACCTTGCCGAACTGAAACAAGACATGGGAATAAAgaacattttggttttggaacgTGGTTATAACGGCTGGGAAGCCTCTGGTAGGCCTGTTTGTCGATGCACTGACATCCCATGCAAGGGTGATAGCGCTTAG
- the LOC131320984 gene encoding uncharacterized protein LOC131320984 — protein MVCVACLLPLFLIPIINLLPLLFDFIMGKVYGVFGWEYRKPVRAPPACPYKPAANKSSSEVAEKPDLAASDVPQKLVGAADESKID, from the exons ATG GTTTGCGTCGCGTGTCTGTTGCCGCTTTTCCTCATCCCGATCATAAACTTATTGCCCCTTCTGTTTGATTTCATCATG GGGAAAGTTTATGGGGTTTTTGGATGGGAGTACCGGAAACCGGTGAGGGCACCCCCGGCATGTCCCTACAAGCCTGCAGCCAACAAGAGCAGTAGTGAA GTGGCAGAAAAACCTGACCTGGCTGCATCGGACGTTCCTCAAAAATTGGTGGGAGCAGCAGATGAGAGCAAGATTGATTGA